The genomic segment AATTAACCCTCACCGAACCGGGATTTTCAGCGTCAACATCCGAGCTGATAGCGTAGAAATATCTATACGGTCGGCctagaaaataatgaaaatcgttttaattgttattgGTAGCGTTTGATGATTCATAAGTACATGTGAAATTCTATTCGTATAgaacatattttgattttgattgtcataaccgatttttttttaattactaaatattaatttgagttATTGTCCAAAAGTATGGTGTAAATCAAAGTCGGAAAGTAAACTAAATCGGATCCTATAGATTAAGGTATAGCTTAATgagttgataaaatttaataaattagctattatattgtatatttaaaattgtttttaattattaaaaaaaatctatgaaaaaaatacttattctcccaaaaatatttaaacattccaagccaaaagtaaaaaaagagcCAATTTGAATTTGAGTACGttaattttctttcaattattatgtatgcgcaaattgaaacaaattataaGGCGCTGTTTTATTAAGTGAAACCTTATACCGTTATACAAATCGTAGTGTATTCTAGGGGTTTCGCAACCTAGATCTGCCAGCAGTTTGGGTTCTACTCTAGTCAGCGGAGGGGCGACGAGGCTCATCTCGAGGCGCTTGGGTCTTCCACGAAACCATTCAGCGTAATCAGCATTACTTTGCATTGACTAAAAgtctatatgtttttaatacgtCCATTCgtcccaaaataaataatactaacttCATTGCCTTTACATAACTACTAACTCTTTACACACTTTGTCCGTCTTCATATAACATATCTTTTTTTAGATATaacaagaaatttaaataatcatacgagaaagttaaaagtatttgattttataaggGTACACAAATATCATGTGCAAAAAACAATAGCAACAAGTAGCGAAAATTTAACGTACAATGATTTTGTACATTCGTCAATGTTTACGTTCCTATCTATAGAGGAGACTTCATTTACTTACTTCGATCGCATGTATATACATTGCATCTATAACTTTAGCGTCTTTGTACGCGCACACGTCGACCACGACGTTACCATCTTCCTCAAAACAGTTTATTATATGGAGGAAAAACAGTGTCTCCGTTCGATATCGCTTTTCTTCCTTGCCGCTCTCCCTGCCTAATAATACAACGTGAGTctgaaaatagataataattttagttacttTTCCGGTGTAATAATGTATGTTAAGCATATAGTTAGTTATAGCATGCTGTGATGACAATATTGTCGCCGTGTAATCAGACTTAATATCTGTTCGATTAAACAAacaaccattttattattaacttcttGACGAGAGAAAatctttaatacattatattactttattattctttaatcgcatttaaggtaaaataatattaaatatgaagtcatatttaactaaaatcttAGATCTCGCTATTCTGGAATTTCCAATGTAAATAAGCAGAGCAGTGTGCGAGGGGCAACGAAtgtgaaactttaaaaaaacgaTCCCGCAACCTCTCGGATACGTGTCGAAAAGTATTcgcaaataaaaaagaaaaagggaTTAGGTTAGCGAAATCAAACTCACCTCTTGTTCCGGATACCAGTGCAGACTTGAAGAAATAGGCTGGTTGGTTAATTGGCTCCGTACCAGACCGACGAGGGACACCGATAACGGTTGCTCCAGTAACACGAAGTAATTCTCCGTCAttcctatatatttattaatgcttCAAATGCTTAATTATTGGTATTACTACTAACAATACATAAATCTTTGCCATAAGCAAAGTCTTACATTGTACTTTTATACTCGGGGACATATTGTAAAGCTTCTGTTTGGATCATTGATGATAACTAGTTTATATGGAAAAAGTAATCGTTGAGCGTAGCCACCATGGCtcgaaaaaatacaaaaacaaacgcATACAGACAAACGGAAACATATTTTGAAGATTAATTAATTGTCGttgattttatcttataaattttatctaagTGCTATAGACAAAGTTTTCATCATGAGAGAAGTTTGTGTATAATTACCAAATGTATGCATGTACGCCGGATTCATTGACCATCGTGGCTTAACGCTGGCGACGATATGCGCCTCCGCGAACATATCTCCTAGAaccattaaaactttatttactaTCTATATgatatttaactaatttatacatattaaaaaaccaTCGGGTAGGCGAATCAGCATATGTAGGCGCAGTGGTGTACGGGCAACCTTGTGTATAGAGATTGTGGATAGAGAGTGTGTAATAAAAACTAGTGCTTGTATTCTACAGTACATGGCCTGATATTAATAATGTCATTAAAGGGATATGTACATTCACGAGTAACATTTACTATTCAAACATTACGCTGAAGCACACGCCTGCGAACTGCTGCGTGCTGCGTGCGATTACAGCGCCTTATATATCAAAATCACTTGTTTACTATCTAGTAATGACTTCTAtcctctaaataataataagggcctccagactgatttcggccacggcggccaatctcaagagcgattagccaactgcgtaggagatttttttttcatagaataggaaggtgaacgagcatatggcccacctgatggtaaatggtcaccaacgcccatagacattggcattgtaagaaatgtcaaccatcgcttacatatccaatgcgccacccaccttgggaactaagattttatgtcccttgtgcctgtaattaaactggctcactcacccttcaaaccgaaacacaacaataccaagtactgccgttttgcggtagaatatccgatgagtgggtggtacctacccagacgagcttgcacaaagccctaccaccagtaaatattataatgcacaagtgtgtacggaaacacaagtgcactctctattccccaactctcataatacgatgggacgacaaatcgacacgaccagaaagggttcaggcgcaggaccaacggctttacgtgcttaccgaggcacgggagaattttatgacagaaaaactcaataaccttttttttattggcccgaccggggaatcgaacccaggtcCTCCGAGTCTGCAgctttacatctagccactacgACAACGAGGCATTCTATCctctaaataatgaataatggtAATAGATAAAGCTGGCGGGTGCTTACttactaagtaataattaagtGATCTTGTgggttttttttcatagaataggaagcgcggacgagcatatgggccacctgatggtaagtggtcactaaacgcccttagacattggcattgtaagaaatgtcaaccatcgcttacatagccaatgcgccaccaaccttgggaactaagattttatgtcccttgtgcctgtaattacactggctcactcacccttcaaaccgaaacacagcaataacaagtaatgctgttttgcggtagaatatctgatgagtgggtggtacctacccagacgagtttgcacaaagctctaccaccagtaaattaagtTGTGGTTACGTTTTTCGTTAAGTTTCTGTAATTGCACCTATGATCTAAGTAAAAGACGTTTCAcgagataaaaaaacaatataattagagATTACTTATTATGTTCAATATGacacgatttatttaaaaagcaaagCTTTTCTTTTCCAGACATAATAGTCAaacaagatttattattttgaccgtctattataatattaccaaaCGGGTAATATATTGAAATGTGTCCGTGTTCAGATttcaaaaactattattttcagAATAAGTTGATTCGAGAACAAAaccactataatatttttgctaCTGCTATAACATttatgtagatatttatttttcttaatacgACGTAAGCATTTTTATGCTAATTTTTCATATCTCGTAGCTCCAACACATTGAAATCAATCCAGTACCATAGATAAAAACCTCTTACCTTTTTCAGTGAAGGGAAATTTAACAACATTGTGCAGCAATCGACCGCGAACAACGGACATACCAACATTGTAAACATCACCTggaatcattaattatatttatattaaatagaagaAACTAAAAACAATTCATCAAACACCACCGAGGAAAAGATGAATTTAACCAGAATTTGACAATTTGATTTAAGCTCGTGGTTTCCGGTTAATAAACCGGAATCGCTTACATTTCAGCCTCTTAAagcaaagttatatttttatttaataaagttatattttagtaGTTCACCATTGGCCATGACGTGAGGGTGGGAAGTGTGGTTGACGAGAGCTACACTTTCCGTTAGGTTTTTCCTTTCCATTGTTTCAAGTGTTACTGGATCAATCCTGCACGGAATAGTAattctctttttaaatatatcatcagtgataatataaaaaaatacttataaataacttaaagatGTACTCTACGCGTTTTACCCAGTGTATCCTATCTTGAGTCGTAATCATCTAATACATTACCTATGGATTACGGGTCCTTCCGTAAAAGCATATATTTCATCTCCGAAAGGATAAAGTGAAATCATCGCGTTGTCTGATATGGACTCTCCTGGATTAAACAGTGCAGCAATTCTATGAAACGAAACATATGGTGAATATagcttttaaagtatatttataatataacatagttATTAGAAAAGACGAGTTAACTTTAGTCGCATATTCCTTACAAAAGTTACCTCCGAACGGTGCCGTATGTACCAATGGCCAAGGGGGCACGAGCCCAGGCAGCACGTCttctagttttttattttttttattttcactttttgatttgattttccaATGAAATTGAATCGAATAAAATTGAACCATTGAAATTAAGGAACCTACTTAATCAACATAATACAAGAGCTCTCAGCTCATTATTAGTttcctaaataataaaattagccatattaaatatacttccTACAATTTAAGGGGTGGAAATTAATTTGTGCCAATGCGTCAAATCATAAAATACCTTACTGCCTCCAAAAGCAAAGCAATGTGgtcactttttaatataatagataggcaagtggctcacctgatggtaaatggacACCGGCGGTCACCTTTGAAATGGTCAGTCTGTAGAAAACAGACGAGTGAAATTGAGCGCAGAGCCAGAGGTTACGTGGCCACGAATCAGTAAGTGGACATTGCAGTTCTGTTGAAGACAGCAATTAACGTGGTCGGTAAGCCTTAACGAATTTCCTATTGTTCTATATAAGGAGCATTACATCCCGAACCTACATAATGGTTGgtcaaattactttaaataattaacgtttATTTGTAGTGGTTTACCACATTAGACTCCCTTCCAAATTAAGATAATTGTAAAAGTTCGTCGTCTTATAATAACTCAAACCCTACCTATCAAATATAGTGTGACAAGGATCCGGCACGGCCGCGGTGCCGAACTCAGTGACCACGATGCGATTGGCGGCGCGATTTTTCTTAAACGTGTTTGATTGTAGGAAGCGACACTGATAGGTCACGTGACCGTCGTGAATGTGAAATCTGAAACAGCAGGAATGTTTTGTATGAATCAACTAAATAGCTTATAAGTACAATCAAAACGAACGCGCTCACGATGAGTAATACGTAGTAATAATAGTACTGATCCTTAGTTATACACTTACGTACCTGTGCAGTAGAGCTGCACTGTCAAACAGATGCTTAAACCTCATCGAACCAACGTTAAGGGATCCGGGCCCATTCCTCAATAGAGTGCCTTGCAGCCACGACGGGAATTCccctgaaacaaaaatattttaaataaataaaattaacatcaaCATGTGGTAAGGAAAAAACGCCTTTACAtagttaaacataatttaaccgGTACACTCACAATTATTCTACAAACGTCATGCGTTCATCTATTatcattttagaaatatttaattaagcagCTGTACTACAGAAATAGGCCTGTAATTACTATTTCTAACAATACAGTTACAATCTTGAAAAGTTGCGAAACTGGTATGTACTAAAAACCTTCTACCGTAGCCTTACCAATCGAGAGTAAGTCTTCAAATAATCTTATCGTTTTTAACTACCGTTTGGTGTATTAACGAGCATATTCACCGGTAATTTGACCTTCGAGAGAGTCAGTCACTTCCACCTCACAGGATCTCAACCAGACGTTGCCATTACAGTTTGGATAAAACTTCCTTCTGCATTCCGCCATTGTTGAGCTAACAACCGATTCACTGCAAACACTCTCTTATGATGTAATAATttccaataaaacattttaaaaaacatattcaaatttgaaagttaaattaaaaacatccttagtttaaaataacaagaattttatttgaagacaAGTTACTCatatgttttatacaaaaattacacGCAAtagtatgatataattaaatattcatttagtataattaatacCTCAATTAACGTAAACT from the Nymphalis io chromosome 10, ilAglIoxx1.1, whole genome shotgun sequence genome contains:
- the LOC126771421 gene encoding carotenoid isomerooxygenase-like, which encodes MAECRRKFYPNCNGNVWLRSCEVEVTDSLEGQITGEFPSWLQGTLLRNGPGSLNVGSMRFKHLFDSAALLHRFHIHDGHVTYQCRFLQSNTFKKNRAANRIVVTEFGTAAVPDPCHTIFDRIAALFNPGESISDNAMISLYPFGDEIYAFTEGPVIHRIDPVTLETMERKNLTESVALVNHTSHPHVMANGDVYNVGMSVVRGRLLHNVVKFPFTEKGDMFAEAHIVASVKPRWSMNPAYMHTFGMTENYFVLLEQPLSVSLVGLVRSQLTNQPISSSLHWYPEQETHVVLLGRESGKEEKRYRTETLFFLHIINCFEEDGNVVVDVCAYKDAKVIDAMYIHAIESMQSNADYAEWFRGRPKRLEMSLVAPPLTRVEPKLLADLGCETPRIHYDLYNGRPYRYFYAISSDVDAENPGSIVKVDTVTGETKSWWDKDCYPSEPVFVPSPQAKEEDEGVVLSALVSSADERAVWLVLLDARELRERARALFRTPSPAPKCLHGWFLPREPGPC